In one Lycium barbarum isolate Lr01 chromosome 7, ASM1917538v2, whole genome shotgun sequence genomic region, the following are encoded:
- the LOC132602984 gene encoding bHLH transcription factor RHL1-like, with the protein MQAMNSLLSQQQQQLLQDVIFDPTSSNDDFLEQFLSSVPSSSPWSWDHHNNLSSPPPQPQHNLSSGDDQQPSLQPPFHYDEQASSLLASKLRQHQITGGRGAAAAAAKALMMQQQLLLSRTLAGNGLRSNGTGSGDNGLLSQPLSLGNNGEQNDGVANQGNDSSVQALFNGFTGSLGQTSNQPQHFHHPQGGSMQSQSFGAPAAAASGSAGGGTTAAQPKQQRVRARRGQATDPHSIAERLRRERIAERMKALQELVPNANKTDKASMLDEIIDYVKFLQLQVKVLSMSRLGGAAAVAPLVADMSSEGRGNGTASSSNNDTMTVTEHQVAKLMEEDMGSAMQYLQGKGLCLMPISLATAISTATCHSRNPMIPNGNNRGGGEAGGPTSPNMSALTVQSNTITNVGIDPSVKDATEA; encoded by the exons atgcaagccATGAATTCACTTCtaagtcaacaacaacaacagttaCTTCAAGACGTCATCTTCGATCCGACGTCGTCTAACGACGATTTCCTGGAACAATTCCTCTCTTCagttccttcttcttctccttggtCATGGGACCACCACAACAACCTCTCTTCACCGCCGCCGCAGCCGCAGCATAACCTTAGCTCCGGCGATGATCAACAGCCATCACTTCAGCCGCCGTTTCATTACGACGAACAGGCTTCTTCTTTACTTGCTTCTAAGCTACGTCAACATCAGATCACCGGCGGCAGAGGCGCAGCAGCAGCTGCTGCTAAAGCACTTATGATGCAACAACAGCTTTTGCTTTCTAGAACACTCGCTGGAAATGGACTTAGGTCTAATGGAACCGGCTCTGGTGATAATGGACTGCTTTCTCAGCCTTTAAGTCTCGGTAATAATGGTGAACAAAACGACGGCGTTGCTAATCAg GGTAATGACAGTTCCGTTCAAGCTCTTTTCAATGGATTCACCGGATCTCTTGGTCAAACCTCCAATCAACCTCAACATTTTCATCATCCTCAG GGAGGATCGATGCAATCACAGAGTTTCGGAGCTCCGGCAGCGGCGGCGAGTGGTTCAGCTGGCGGCGGCACAACGGCGGCGCAACCAAAGCAACAAAGAGTTAGAGCTCGTAGAGGACAAGCTACTGATCCACACAGTATTGCTGAAAGA TTACGTAGAGAGAGAATTGCTGAGAGAATGAAGGCTTTGCAGGAACTTGTACCCAATGCCAATAAG ACAGACAAGGCTTCAATGCTGGATGAGATCATCGACTATGTCAAATTCCTCCAGCTCCAAGTCAAA GTTCTGAGTATGAGTAGATTGGGTGGTGCTGCAGCTGTTGCTCCCCTAGTGGCTGATATGTCCTCTGAG GGAAGAGGTAACGGAACGGCATCCTCATCTAACAACGACACTATGACGGTAACGGAGCACCAGGTAGCTAAACTGATGGAAGAAGATATGGGATCAGCCATGCAGTATCTCCAAGGAAAAGGCTTATGTCTCATGCCTATATCCTTAGCTACAGCTATCTCAACTGCCACGTGTCACTCCAGGAACCCCATGATCCCTAACGGCAACAACCGAGGTGGTGGCGAGGCTGGTGGCCCAACCTCTCCTAACATGTCGGCTTTGACTGTCCAGTCAAACACGATCACTAACGTCGGAATTGATCCCTCCGTTAAAGACGCTACTGAAGCTTAA